In Bacillota bacterium, the sequence CGGTCTTTTTAATCTCAGGTGCGATTCCAACTATCTCTACCTCTTCGCCAACCTTGATCTTGCCACGCTCGACCCTTCCGGTAACAACAGTTCCGCGACCGGTAATGGTAAATACGTCCTCAATCGGCATCAAAAATGGTTTGTCTATATCCCGCTCAGGGGTTGGGATATAGGAGTCTACCGCATCCATAAGCTCAATGATAGACTTTGCTGCCTCTGGGTCTCCCTCTAGAGCTTTTAGAGCAGAGCCCTTAACAATTGGGATTTCATCCCCTGGGAACTCGTATTCGTTAAGTAGATCTCTTACCTCCATCTCGACAAGTTCCAAGAGTTCAGGGTCATCTACCATATCTACTTTGTTTAAGAAGACTACGATGTAGGGAACACCGACCTGTCTTGCCAGAAGGATATGCTCCCTGGTCTGTGGCATCGGCCCGTCTGCTGCAGAGACAACCAGGATTGCGCCATCCATCTGGGCAGCACCGGTTATCATGTTCTTTACGTAGTCAGCGTGCCCTGGGCAGTCTACGTGTGCATAGTGGCGGCTCTCTGTTTCATACTCGACGTGAGCAATTGCAATTGTGATGCCCCTCTCCCTCTCTTCTGGGGCGTTATCGATTGAATCAAAGGATCTGAATTCGGCCTGTCCCTTCTCTGCTAATACCTTGGTGATAGCTGCAGTCAAGGTTGTTTTGCCATGGTCTACGTGACCGATGGTTCCGATATTCATGTGGGGTTTTGTGCGCTCAAACTTAGCTTTGGCCATATGTTTTTCCTCCCTAAAAGATTTAACTTTCTTATTTTAAGGGCTTAGTTTATATACGAAAACCAAGAGTTGATAAATCTAAACACTTTTCCCTGGATTAAATCCTTACACTACAGGCCGCGAATTATATCTAGAGATATAGAGCGATGAGCTGTAATTAAAACGAAAATCGATCATTGACAATCGACCGAATCTTAAAATAGCTCGGGTCAATAAGCCCTCACTTTCTAACTTTCCCTCAATAATTCAATCGGTTTTCTGCTTTGATTTTCGATTCTTGAGAAAAACCGCCCAAAGGGCGGTTTTTTTGTAGCGGTGGGAG encodes:
- the tuf gene encoding elongation factor Tu encodes the protein MAKAKFERTKPHMNIGTIGHVDHGKTTLTAAITKVLAEKGQAEFRSFDSIDNAPEERERGITIAIAHVEYETESRHYAHVDCPGHADYVKNMITGAAQMDGAILVVSAADGPMPQTREHILLARQVGVPYIVVFLNKVDMVDDPELLELVEMEVRDLLNEYEFPGDEIPIVKGSALKALEGDPEAAKSIIELMDAVDSYIPTPERDIDKPFLMPIEDVFTITGRGTVVTGRVERGKIKVGEEVEIVGIAPEIKKTVVTGLEMFRKLLDEAQAGDNVGVLLRGIGRDEVERGQVLAQPKSITPHTNFKAQVYVLTKEEGGRHTPFFNGYRPQFYFRTTDVTGVANLPEGTEMVMPGDNVELTVELITSIAMEEGLRFAIREGGRTVGAGRITSIIK